The genomic window ACGTCATTAGACCCGCTCCTTAAACAAACTCAACTCTAAAAGTATCTTAAGATTCGCACTCTCTTTGAGTCACTTCATGGCGATAGCGAAACATTTCTCGCAGGCGCGAATCAACCCACCAACCCAGCAAAAATTCTGCCAACCATCCCCCCGGTATCGCGTAGTCAATGGAGTCGGTGAGGCGAGTCGTGCTGCCTTCTGGGATGAATTGATGGCGATGTACCCAGGAGTCCATTGGGCCTTTAATTTGCTCGTCTACAAAGAGTCGCCCGCGATCGTATTCGGTGTGTCGTGCCACCCATTCTATCGGCAGGGGACCGAGGAAAAGTTGAAACGCAGAAATTGCCCCGACTTCTAATCCCCCTTCGCGACGCAGAACGCGGACGGGTTGCCAAGGAGGGGTCAGAACTTGAAGGATATCGGGACGTTCGTGAAAAGCCCACACCACCTCAACAGGCGCGCGGATTATGGAGGAATATTGGAAATGCAACATCGATTTCTATGAGGTTAAAAACGATCGCGCGAGGAAAAAACTAGAAATGGATTTTCCATCCACCGCATCCCCCATTAGAATCGCCTGTTCGAGTTGTTCGGGGGTCATCAAAACGACTTCAATATCTTCGTCGATATCTTGCGCGGGGGGATGTTCGAGTTTTTCCAAATCTTGGGCGAGAAAAGCATAAATGTACTCGTCGGAGTATCCTGGTGCGATGGGAAAACGACCGAGCGGTTTCCAGGTTTGAGCGGTATAGCCCGTTTCTTCTTCAATTTCTCGTCGAATGGTTTTTTCAGGATCTTCGCCAACTTCCACAGTTCCTGCGGGAAATTCCAACAGTCTTCGCTGAACGGAAAAGCGGTATTGACGCACTAAAACCAATTTCCCTTCCGAGGTGACGGGAATGGCGAGGGAACCACCGGGATGGCGAATACATTCCCAGTCTCCTTCTGCTCGATTGGGCAAGCGAAGGCGGTTGACCTCGAAGTTGAATTTCCGCCCTCGGTAGAGCAAGTTTTGTTTGAGGAGTTGGGGGGGTTCGTAGCTTTCTGACATGAATTATTCCAATCGTGCCACACCAGAACAGTTTACAGCGTCTCGGAGTTGCGCGATCGATTTTTGGGTGAGGGGATCGACCCAATCCGGTGCAATTTCGGCGAGGGGAATGAGGACAAAGGCGCGTTCTCTCATGCGGGGATGGGGAATGTGTAGTTGGGGTTTTTCAATGATGAGATCGCCAAATAGAATTAAATCGAGGTCGAGGGTTCGCGGTCCCCAGCGTTCCCGGCGTTCGCGCCCAAATTGGCGTTCGACATCCAATAGGGTTTCGAGTAAAAGAAGGGGTGCCATTGGCGTTTTGAGTACTGCGCAACCATTGAGATAGTCGGGTTGAGGAGGACCAATGGGGGCAGTTCGATACCAACTGGAGGTTTGTTTGAGTTCGATTCCGGGGGTTTTCGCGAGAATGGAAAGCGCTCCCTCTAAGATTTTCAGGGAATCGCCTAAATTGCTACCGAGCGCGATCGCGGCAGCGATCTGCTTTTGACAGTGCGCCCATTTTACCGATTCCATTGCAGAGTTACAAATAACTGTTCGCCGAGGACTGCTAACTGATGAGAAGCGAGTGTTACAATCGGGAAAAAATCTAAATTGTGCCGCTCTTCCCCATGATTTAATTTTATCTTGCAGAGATAAGATTGTTGAGGGAAAGGCTCAAACTAAAGGGGTGCAAGGGATCGCTGGATTAACGCTATCGATCGAGGACGAACGAAAAAACTATGCAAATCCAACAAAAACTGCCCTCCGTCGTGGAGAAAAATGGATTTTACCTGCTCTTATTTGCACTTTTAGCCCTGCTTTATACCCCCCTGTTGTGGCATTGGGTTGATGGCTGGTTGAATAAAAGTATTAGTATCGAACACGAATATTTCAGTCACGGATTGATTGGTCTTCCTTTTGCTGCTTATATTGTCTGGGAAAATCGTCACAAATGGGAAAGATTGCGCGATCGCGCCCAGCCATTAGGAGCTATTTTATTGGGTTTGGGAGCGAGTTTCTATCTTACAGGAATTTCTGAGTGGGTCAATCTCTCCTTTCCCATTGTTCTCACCGGACTCTGTTTATGGCTCAAAGGAATTGAAGGATTAAAACTACAAAAGTACGCACTCCTTTTTGTCCTTCTGGCAACCCCCAACTCAATTCCCTACCTCATTACCCCTTACACCTTACCCCTACAAACCTTTATTGCTGGAACCGCAGGATTTATTCTCATCCATTTGGGAATTCCTGTAGAAGTCGAAGGCATTTACCTCACTGTTGGCGGCAAACTGGTGGAAGTTGCACCCTATTGTGCGGGGTTAAAAATGTTATTTACCAGCTTGTATGTCGCTTTGATGTTGCTGTATTGGACTGATGCGATTCGCTCGCGTCGCAAGACGGTTTTACTGTTAGCGGGTGCTGCAACCCTAAGCGTTCTAGCAAACATTATTCGCAATACACTCCTCACCTTCTTCCACGGAACGGGACGAACAGACGCTTTTGTTTGGCTGCACGATAGCTGGGGCGGCGATGTTTATTCAGCCTGTATGTTGGGATTAATTGTGGTCTTGCTGAAAGTTATCGAACGTGCTGACGCACAAATGGACTGGAAAACCAGTGGTGCCAATACCAACGGCAAACTAGAATCCCAGGAGGAAGCATGAAAAGCGGGGAAGTCGAGGGACTGAGTTCCCTGAAGAGAAAATCGTTTCCCATTGCCAAGGGCGCGATCGCGCTCCTACTATTATTGCTCCTCTTTGTCGGTGCGGTTCCCAGTTATCTCAAGGGAAAATGGTCTTGGGTTAAACCTCCAAACATCGAAAATCTCAAAGAAATCAAAAGCATTACGAACAACGGAATTGACCTCCCCGGTTGGAAAACCCTCGAACAAGCCAAGCTTCGAATTGGCGGACACAAATGGTCGGCACAAACCATTACTCAAGAAGATCGCAAACCCATTGTTCTGCTTCTCCGTCCCCCAAACGATCACAAGGGACAGCCGGAAGTTGAATGGATGGATATTGCGGGTGTTGAAAAGTGGAAAATTGACTCGCTGCGCAAGCTCGCCCAAACTGTAGAAACCGAAAACGCCTCGATCCCCGTCACCGCACGCTTCTTTAAAGCTTGGACCGATCGGGATACTTTTGCTGTCGTCCAGTGGTATGCCTGGTCAACTGCGGGAAATCCCGCTCCCTCTCAGTGGTTTTTCGCAGACCAACGCGCTCAACTCAACCGCGAACGCCGACCTTGGGTTGCCGTCAGTTTCAAAATTCCCATCGATCCGCTCAAAGATCGAGATATTGAAACAATTCGACCCTTTGCAGAATCATTAACCCAACAGATTCAAAAGACGTTAGTTAAAGATTTCCTGTCCCCCAACCATGCGTAAAGACTTCGGAAGACCCATCAATTCAACTCTCTGGACGCTCCTATCGGGTTCTGTCGTCCTCTCAATGGCGGTTCCCTTGCTCCCCGCGCGCGCGATCGCGCCCCAAGATAATTTTGCTCCATTAGACGCAATGGGGTCGGAATTGACCGAGAAAGAGCCGCTTGAGGAAAGTCCCTTGAACAACCAACTCCCCGTCATCTCCGTAGATCGCGCGATCGCGCCGCAGAACGGATCGGGTGCAAAATCCAACCCGTCGCCTTTCTCCCTTGAAGGGAATACCCTCAACAGCCAACTCCCCGTTATTCCCACCCAACAACCCCCCACACCGCCTCCCGCCTTCGAGCCGAATCCAAACCCCTTCCCGCGATCGATTCCTCAAACCTTTGGTCCCGAAGGGCCTATCCCGCCAACCGGATACTCCACTCCTCCCTTCGAGTTCGACTATTACAACCAATTCAATCGCTATCGCCTGGGGATTGGCGATGGTTTAGCCATCAGTGTCCCAGAATTTCCCGAATTTAATTTCCAAGGAGCCGTCAATATTGAAGGCAACATTATCGTTCCGATTCTGGGAATGGTTCCTGTTGTGGGACTGACCCTAGAGGAGGTCGATGCCAAAATTAGTTACGAACTCGCTCGCCGCTTCCTCAAAACAGTTCCAAACGTCACGACCACTCTGACCAATCCTCGTCCCGCAACGATTACCGTGATTGGGGAAGTCTTTGAGCCTGGTTTTTATAACCTCATCCCCGGTGCAGAAGTAGACGAAGCGATTATTGCCGCGCAGGGAAGTACCTCTAACGCCGATTTGCGCAAAGTTCTCATTCGGCGACCTTTGATTGATGGAACCGTCATCGAGCGCGAAGTTAATGTCTTTGCCGCCTTGCAAAATGGTACAAACCTGCCGCCGTTGCGCTTGCAAGATGGGGATTCGGTCGTTGTTCCCAAATTAACTGTCGGCAACAACCAAGACTACGACCGCCGTTTAGCTGCTAGGTCAACTGTCTCTGAAAACTTTATTATCGTGCGTGTCCTCAGCTATCCCGATCAAACCTTGGGAGAAATTACCATCAATAACGGCAGTACCTTTATTGATGCAATTACACAAATTGGCCCCAATCTCGAGGAAGCAGATATGGACTCCATTGGCTTGCTGCGCTTCGATCCCGAAGCGGGAACCTTTGTCGGTCAAAAGCTCGACGCGATCGCGGCAATTGAAGGCGATGTTTCTCAAGATATTTTGCTGCAAAACGACGATGTTCTCGTTCTTCGACGCAGCACCTTCGCCAAACTAGATTTCATTTTGCGTACCGTTACTCGACCCATTAACAGTATCCTAGACTTACTCAACTTTGGTCGAGATACCGTCGAGCAATCAATCCCCGACTTATTTAGGGATAGAGACAATAGAAATAACAACAATAATAATAATAATAACAATAATAATAACAATAGAAATAACAACAACAACTAATTGAAATACCCCTCTTCTAGGGATCTTTATTCAGAAATAAATTTGAAGCAAATCGATCGAATCGTTAAATCAACGCCTGCTATAAACTTGTTGTTCTTGCCATGACTTCACCTCTTGTTAAGCGCTTTCTCGTTAACTTCGACGAAAACAAACTACTGAGTTTATTTAGTTTTGTCGTCATTGTTGGGGCATCTGGATTTGTTTCAATGCTCATCCCTCCCCCCGAACCCATTCCGACAAAATACCAAGCGAGTGGAACCCTCAGTTATGCACCTCAACCCCCGACATTCACTGAAACTGGCGCAACCTTACAGCAGCAAGGGCAAGAAACCATCAGCGAAGGAGTACTGCTCTCCGATCAAATCCTAAAACCCATCGCCACCCAAACCGAACTCGAACCCGAACTACTCATCGAACAAACAGAAATCGAATTTCCTGACGAAGACGACAAAGAGGAAGGCAAACCCTTTGCAATTGATGTCAAATATACTGATGTCGATCCGGAGCGAGCAGCAGCAACTGCTACTTTATTGATGAAGTATATGGTCGATCAAAGTCGCGCCCTCAACACGGCAATGTTAAGGGCAAGAATTGACTCTTTGCGAACGCGATTGGCTCTAGCACAACGAGAGCAGGAAAGTGCAGAAAAAGCTTTCTACAAATTTATCAGTCAAGAGGGCGCGGCATTAGTTGCCGCAGAAGATGGCACGCTCTTTACCGGAATTAGCGGCGCTCAACAACAACAACGACAACTCAGATTGACCCTAGAAGGGGTAGACGCTCAAATTCAAAGTATTAGCGCTCGCCTCGGACTCACCTCAGAGCAAGCCTATACCTCTTCAATTCTCAGTGCCGACCCAATTATTGGCAATTTGCGCGGACAACTGCTCGATATTGAAATGCAGATTAATCCCCTAGAGGAAAAATTGCGTCCGGAACATCCTCAAATGAAGCAGTTGCTCGAACAGAAACAGGGATTAGAAAAGCTTTTACAAGAACGCTATGCAGAGTTAATCGGAACGGGGTTGCTTGTTCCCCTTCCCGGTCAAATTCGCAAAGAAAGTAGCTTAGATCCCGCGCGACAGGAACTTGCCAATCGACTCGTTAATTTGCAAACTCAAAAGGATACCCTCGTCAGTCAACTGGTTTCCCTACAACGACAAGAACGCGAACTGAAACAGCAATACGAGCGCTTTCCCACCAAACAGCTCGAAAAAGCCCGCTTGCAACAGCAGATGCAACTCAAGCAAACTCTCTCGACAAATATGCTTTCCGCACTGGTGGATGCTCAGTCTGCGGAGGCGGAAACAACGGGAAGCTTGAGCATTGCACAACCTCCGGTTTTGGCTCAAATTCCTGGCGAAACTCCCGGAGGATTGCACCCTCTTGTTGCCATTGGCGGCGGAACGGTTTTGGGCTTTTTAATTTCGGGGGGATTGATTTTCCTCCTGTCTATGTTTGACAACCGCTTGCATACTTCCAAAGAAATTCAGGCGATTCTATCCGAACGAGAAGTTATGTTGCTGGGAGAGTTACCATTTATTTTTAATTTGGATGCGAATTTAGAGGAAACGCCAATTCTAAGAGATTACAATCTCAGCGATCTCCATTTTTACGAATTGGTACGCAGTAGCATTCGCCGCCGAACGGCAAAAGCGCCCAAGATTGTTTTGGTGACGAGCGTGATGGAGGGGGAAGGAAAAACGGTTATGGCTTATAACCTCGCGATCGCGTCGGCGAGTGCAGGCAAGCGAACCCTACTCCTAGAAGCAGATTTGCGCTCCCCCTCAGCCGCCTCTCACTTCCAAATGCAACCGGATCCGGATGCTAAACTCGAACCCCTCAGTTACTATGGCTCCCGCAGCGAATACCTGCAACTCGTTCCGGAAGTGGAAAATTTATACATCGTTCCCAGTGCGGGACCCCAGGCAAAAGCCGCTTTAGTGCTTGAGTCGAGTGAAATGCGCCGACTGCTAGAAGACGCACGAGGGCGTTTCGATCTCGTGATTATCGATAGTCCTTCCCTCTCAGTCTGTAACGACACGCTACTGCTCGAACCCCTCGCAGACGGTTTGATCGTGACAACCCGTCCCGGCGTAACTCAAAAACCAAGTTTAGAATCTACCCTCGATCGAATTATCGAGGCAGAACTTCCGTTGTTGGGCGCTGTGATTAATGGCGTTCCGCGTTCTGAGCTATCGACTCCTTCCCATTACGATCTTGAAGAAGAACAATTTCCTCGGTTTGGAAGCGGCAATCGCGTTGGAGAATTAGAGGAAGACAATGACGCACAACTCCCCCAGGAAATTGGCTCCCGCTAGTCCCAGACGATAGGATTCGACTCAACGCCCATGACCCTCTCTATCGCCCATTTAGGGCCGGCTGGAACGAACACGGAAACGGCGGCTTTAGCCTATGCCGCTCACCTCACCCAAACAACCCATCAGGAGGTATTGTTATGTGCCTATCCCAACATTGCTCAAACGCTTCACGCTGTTGCTTATCAAGAGGCACAATTGGCAGTGGTTCCCGTGGAAAACTCGATTGGTGGGAGTGTTGCGATAACGCTAGATAGCTTCTGGCAGCTTAAGGGACTGCAAATTCAAGAGGCTTTAGTTTTGCCCATTGCGCACGTTTTGCTCTCCCACGGGGAATCTCTCGAACAACTCCAAACGGTTTATTCCCATCCCCAAGCCCTCGCTCAGTGTCAGGATTGGTTGGAGCGTTTTTTGCCTTCTGTGCGTTTGAGGGCGACCAATTCGACCACAGAGGCATTACAACATCTCAAACTCGAATTAACAGCAGGCGCGATCGCGTCCCACCGAGCCGCCGAACTCTACAATCTGCCCATTCTCGCTGAGGATATTAACGATTATCCTGATAATTGCACGCGGTTTTGGGTCGTGGGTTTGCAGCCCAGAACGAGCGGGACTTACCTCTCTCTCGCCTTTAGTATGCCAGCAAACGTGCCGGGGGCATTAGTCAAACCCCTACAGACTTTTGCTCGACAGGAGATTAACATGAGTCGCATTGAATCCCGTCCCACCAAGCGCTCCCTTGGGGAATATATTTTCTTTATCGACCTCGAAGCCAATACCGCCAATGCTGGGGTTTGCTCGGCTTTAGAGGAACTAAAAGACTATACCGAAGACCTTAAAATTTTTGGCAATTACAACGTTCTACCCCTACCCAAATAGGGACGGGGGGATGGGGAGACGGGGAGACGCGGTGACACGGAGAGAGGTCGGAACGCCTCTGAGGTTTCCACGGCGGTCACAAGCATCTGAGGAAACCTCAGATTGTGCAATCGCGCTGAGGACGCAAGCCGACCTAGGGGAGACACGGTGAAAAAATTCTTTAAGGGTTGGGGTTGCCCGAATCAATAGACTTTTCTGGGGTTGCAACGGCAGCCTTGGGAATTTCGACGATGGGTTGGTTCACCGCAATTTTCAGCGCTTCACCGGCAACGGGGAGTTCTGCTGTTGCAGCGCTAGGAGATTCGTTCGTGTTCGCCATGCGCCAATTGGGGACTGAGTTGCCAGAGAGAAGACCGGGAAGCAGACCCACGAATACGGCAACCAGCGCTCCTCCTCCCAGCGCGATCGCGCGTTGGAAGCGATGTCGATCGAGCTGACGAAAAACACCCTCGGAGATTTCTTGCGCGGATTTTTCTGAAGCCGGGACTGGCAGGGTTCGCAACCCCTGACGCAGCTTCAACAGTCGCTGGTAGAGCTGTTGAACGTCGCTATCGGTATCGAGCCACTGCTGTACTTGTTTGCGTTCTGCTGCGTTTGCCTCGCCATCGAGGTAGGCACTGAGCAGCTCAAAGCGATCGCGTCCGGAGCTATCCATATCAATTTTGCTATCGGTTTGTGGCTGAATGGGATTAGGAGACTCGAAATTAGAAGTCATGATGCATCACCTGTGGAAGCGTGATACCTACGGCACCCTGAATGGATGATTTCGGATCGATTTGTAGATCATGATAGAGCAAATTCCCAGGAAAGAGGAACCATTTCTCGCGATCGATTGTTATCCCTCTAAATAGGGTTGCAAGTCAGATTGCAATCTCGCTCTTGCTCTGGCAATTCTGGATTTTACGGTTCCCAAAGAAACCCCTGTAATTTCGGCAATTTCTTCGTAGGCTAAACCTTGGATTTCTCGCAGTACGATTGTTGTACGAAAGGCTTCGGGTAAATCCGCGATCGCGCCGTGAAGTTTGTCGTAAAATTCTCGCGTGGCTAGGCGATCGTCAGGACCCGGTGCATCGGAGGCGATCTCCCAAGTCATTTCCCCATCGCTCATTTGGCGTGGCGCATCTAAGGATAGGGGCGCTGCTACGCGCTTGCGCTTGCGCAACTCGTCATAAAACAAATTCGTGGCAATACGACCCAGCCACCCCTTAAATTTACTCGGATCGTTCAAGCGTTTGATATTTCGATACACTCGAATCCAAACTTCTTGGGACAAATCGGCGCGATCTTGCCAGTCAGGGGCGAGATGGTACAGAATTTTCTCCACGTGAGACTTGTACCGACGCAATAGTTCGGCAAAAGCTGCTCGGTTAGGCTTAAGACCTTCCTGACAGCGTAAAATCAGGTCGTAGTTAGGAAGTTTCTCAGGAGACACTGATGCTTGAGGTGTGACCTCAACGGTTGACCAGGGTGCAGAAACGGATTGACTCATGGGTTACTAACAGGAATGATTGATATCCTCAGTTCTCCAAGACCCATCCATTTTTAAAAAAGTTCCAAACTAGCGAAAAAAATTTCTTAGTTTGGTTCTCGGTCATTCGCAGTTGCGAGAGGGGAGGGAGCATTGGGGAAAAAAGGTTTTTCCTCCCCAATAACGCACCTTGTAAGGGCTAGCGAAACCTCACTAGAGTTCTTGGGACGGACTCGCCTCGAAATCGCGAGCGTAGGATTGGAGCAAATTACTCACTTGTTTGAGTACGTCGCCCCCAACCCCTTGACCGCCGGATTTGATGGGTTCGCGTCCCTCTCTGTACTCGGTATTGGTAATATTGCGATCGATCGCGGCTCCAATTTCTTGGTCGATCAAGGTTTGCAACTCTTGTTTGGCGCGCTTCCGTTGGTAGCTTGCCCCTTCTTCAGTCGTTGCATAAAGCGGAGGCAGTCTATTCAGAGCATAGGCTGCAATATCTCCCACATCTAGAACTTTATCGCTTGTTGCTTCGATTTCGGCAACGCGGGTAATTGCTTCAGATAGTACCAACTCTTCCATCACGTTGATGAATTGCTTGCGCGGGACGGCTACGACTTCTCCAGTCAGTAGCGATCCCATCAGCCGATCGAGTGCCATATACTCTTCAATCGACAGCTCTGAAGCGGTATCGCAAATACGCCCGACCTCAGCTTCCATCGTGGGCGTGAGATAACCATCCTGTAACGCTTGTTCGACAATCTTTTCTATACTACTCATCACCGTACATTACTTGCCCCAAAATAGTCACAGTTAATGGCTCTATTGTAATAATTCTCTGGTAGAAGACCAAAATTCTCCCAATTCCAGACAATATTATTAACACTCATTCGATCCCTTGAAATCTCCAAGGTACTGGATCTACCGCCTGTCCGTGAACGTAAAGACCCCAATGTAAATGCGGTCCTGTGGAGGCACCTGTCGAGCCAACGGTGCCAATCTGTTGACCGGCTTGGACGAAATCTCCATCGTTTGCGGTAATCCGACTCAAATGTAGAAAAATGCTTAACACTCCTTGTCCGTGGTCGATCCCGACTGTATTTCCGTGAACTCGAAATCCCTCGGATTCTCGCCCCACCAAAGCTACTCGACCGCTAGCGGGGGCAATAACCGAAGTCCCTGCCGAAGCTGCGTAATCGACTCCTCGATGATAGTAATTCTCAGCAAAAACGCCGTTATAGTAACGACGCACCCCAAAAACCGTTGAAACATTGCCCTGGGTCGGTCTCAAGAATAACCCACTCCAGAATTTTTCTGGGGTTACGAGACTTTTGAAGACGGCAACGCGATTCAATTCTAGCTCTGTTGCATTGGAACCGCCACCGGACAAGCGAATCCGTTGGGTTGAGAACGCGCGATCGCGTAGAGTCGTTCTCAAGACTTTCACTTCTCCATCCCCCGACGCTTCTAGAGTCAAAGAACCGGGACGATTGAGGGGAGTGGTCGGGACAAGGGCGCGATAGCGATTGTTCCCCAAGGGAAAAACCGGGTAAGTTGTCTGTCCCATCTTGACGGTTGGGCGCGATCGCGAATCCTCAACCTCAAGGGTGACAGAGAGGGTATCCCCCAATTGAGGCTGTGCGGGCACTAACTGGACTTGGAGCGCGAATGCCGGGTTTACCAGTGCAACCCACCCAACAGCAATGCTCGCAAACCCAACGGCAAATCGCGACCTTTTGGGGGATGTTCTCAAACCCGACTCAAGGTTAGAATGAGCGAAGAGCGTTCTATCGCTCTGTATTGTCCTCATAAATTCAAATCCCATAGTCTTACTTCCGCTTTGTCCTTTGGGCAAATTAAGCTTGGAGTTTAGCGTGCGCGATCGCCTGTCGCCAAACCAGAATCGGCTGCTCCGATTCATCCTGCAAACAGATACAGTGAGGATCTTGCCAAAAGACCCGGCCGCTCATAACCTCACCCGTTAGAAGTTTGAATTCCACTGCTTGCTGTTCTGTTATCCACCCTTGAATCTGGCGAATGCTGGGGAAACCGGTATCAAATTCAGTCATAATCTAAATGCCGCTCTTGAAATGCCTATGGTTGTCGAATTTACTAAATATCACGGACTCGGAAACGATTTTATCTTAATCGATAATCGCCGCAGTCCAGAGCCAATCTTAACCCCCGATCTTGCCATCAAGATGTGCGATCGCCACTTTGGCATAGGAGCAGATGGCGTAATCTTCGCACTTCCAGGGCAAGAGGGGACTGACTATACCATGCGCATCTTCAACGCAGATGGCTCAGAACCAGAAATGTGCGGTAATGGCATTCGCTGCTTGGCTCAATTTCTCGCAGATTTAGAAGGGAGTCACTCCGTCGGGAAAGCCTATCGCATTCACACCTTAGCCGGCATCATGGTTCCCAAACTCGAAGGATCGGCTCAGGTCACTGTCGATATGGGGTTGCCTCAACTCATCGCAGCAGAAATTCCCACAACCCTCAGTTTGCCAGCCGAGAAAGCCATCGATTGCGAGCTAGAAGTGGCAAGAAAAACTTGGAAGGTGACTTGTGTGAGCATGGGCAACCCCCACTGCATCACCTTTGTTAATGAGGTACAGGAGATTCCCCTAGAGCAGATTGGTCCCCAATTTGAACATCATCCCGCTTTTCCCCAACGGACAAATACCGAATTTATTGAAGTCGTGAGTCGGGATTATCTCAAAATGAGGGTATGGGAGCGAGGAGCCGGAATTACTTTAGCTTGCGGCACGGGAGCTTGTGCGTCTGTGGTTGCAGGAGTCCTGACCCAAAGATG from Lusitaniella coriacea LEGE 07157 includes these protein-coding regions:
- the dapF gene encoding diaminopimelate epimerase, with translation MVVEFTKYHGLGNDFILIDNRRSPEPILTPDLAIKMCDRHFGIGADGVIFALPGQEGTDYTMRIFNADGSEPEMCGNGIRCLAQFLADLEGSHSVGKAYRIHTLAGIMVPKLEGSAQVTVDMGLPQLIAAEIPTTLSLPAEKAIDCELEVARKTWKVTCVSMGNPHCITFVNEVQEIPLEQIGPQFEHHPAFPQRTNTEFIEVVSRDYLKMRVWERGAGITLACGTGACASVVAGVLTQRCDRACTVELPGGCLKIHWSEETQHVYMTGPAQQIFRGKYVVDAT
- a CDS encoding Hfq-related RNA-binding protein → MTEFDTGFPSIRQIQGWITEQQAVEFKLLTGEVMSGRVFWQDPHCICLQDESEQPILVWRQAIAHAKLQA
- a CDS encoding M23 family metallopeptidase; translated protein: MRTIQSDRTLFAHSNLESGLRTSPKRSRFAVGFASIAVGWVALVNPAFALQVQLVPAQPQLGDTLSVTLEVEDSRSRPTVKMGQTTYPVFPLGNNRYRALVPTTPLNRPGSLTLEASGDGEVKVLRTTLRDRAFSTQRIRLSGGGSNATELELNRVAVFKSLVTPEKFWSGLFLRPTQGNVSTVFGVRRYYNGVFAENYYHRGVDYAASAGTSVIAPASGRVALVGRESEGFRVHGNTVGIDHGQGVLSIFLHLSRITANDGDFVQAGQQIGTVGSTGASTGPHLHWGLYVHGQAVDPVPWRFQGIE
- a CDS encoding late competence development ComFB family protein, whose translation is MSSIEKIVEQALQDGYLTPTMEAEVGRICDTASELSIEEYMALDRLMGSLLTGEVVAVPRKQFINVMEELVLSEAITRVAEIEATSDKVLDVGDIAAYALNRLPPLYATTEEGASYQRKRAKQELQTLIDQEIGAAIDRNITNTEYREGREPIKSGGQGVGGDVLKQVSNLLQSYARDFEASPSQEL